The Cryptomeria japonica chromosome 2, Sugi_1.0, whole genome shotgun sequence region CTTGTAAATACAATTCCCCAAATAACTGCTCCTGTACAACATGGTTTGCAAAGCACTCGACATTTTGGAATCAAACTTACGTCACAATTAAGTTTGAAATTCACTTAAAACTGTAATATATTTCCAAACCAGTTGGTTTTACAAACATACAAATTGATTTAACAAATGTTCATGATACAAACTTCTTACCAAAACTCTGGCCAATTATATGGTGTGTTAAAAAATTCTAATGGAGAGCTAATTGCAAGCTCTTTGCAAGCTTTTAGTATACACAAGTCCAAATAATAAGACATCTGGTTCCCCAGAGTTCATAACCTCATGTACAAAAAGAAACCCAATTTCATAAACTGTGGAGAAACACATCCACATTACTCCACGCCATAAGAAAATCAACAGTGAGTGAGGTGCCCATGCCTATTAAAAGAAAACTCAAAGTAGCCAAAGCAATGGTGGGCCTAGTACTCATTAAACATGACTGAAAAATTCCAGTTGCTTGAGAAATAGTGGAGTAATAATCACAACGCATATTTTTCTCCCATTCCATCCATTCCTGAGGAGGGCTGTGATAGCTTTCCTGCAACTTGAGCTCATACACTCGCGGTCTCAGAACGGAAATATTTGCGTCTACCATGCTGGGCCCTTTGCTGCAGTCATAATCTCCATACTTTGCTTTGATGCAGCTCTCCATATACTTTTTCCTCAGACTTACCTTTCTCTTCTGTGTCTGCAAGCTCAACAAGCCCGAGGCATTGGACTTTACTACAGATGCAACTCTTATAACCTCCATAGCTATGAATATATGACTTGTTCTTCGCCAAAGGAAATAAGAAATCAAATTGCTGATA contains the following coding sequences:
- the LOC131073683 gene encoding uncharacterized protein LOC131073683; amino-acid sequence: MEVIRVASVVKSNASGLLSLQTQKRKVSLRKKYMESCIKAKYGDYDCSKGPSMVDANISVLRPRVYELKLQESYHSPPQEWMEWEKNMRCDYYSTISQATGIFQSCLMSTRPTIALATLSFLLIGMGTSLTVDFLMAWSNVDVFLHSL